Proteins encoded together in one Rhizobium bangladeshense window:
- a CDS encoding heme ABC transporter ATP-binding protein: protein MIEVSGLSVRLSGKSIISDVAFTAKAGELTAIAGPNGSGKTTTMKAISGELAYDGSVRIGGEEVKGLKPWQLAAVRGVLPQASTISFPFTVREIVRMGLTSGLNLNPDKADQTAAAALAAVDLIGFEGRFYQELSGGEQQRVQLARVLCQISEPVADGKPCWLLLDEPVSSLDISHQLTIMSLARTFCERGGGVIAVMHDLNLTALFADRIVLMKSGRLAAAGSIEEVMTDETMLSVFGCALRINQIPADGTPFVLAHSAVSHA, encoded by the coding sequence ATGATCGAAGTGTCCGGCCTCTCCGTGCGCCTTTCCGGCAAATCAATCATCAGCGACGTCGCGTTCACAGCAAAGGCCGGCGAGCTGACGGCGATCGCCGGACCGAACGGCTCCGGCAAGACGACAACGATGAAAGCGATCTCCGGTGAGCTCGCTTACGACGGTTCCGTGCGTATCGGCGGCGAGGAAGTGAAGGGGCTGAAACCCTGGCAGCTTGCAGCCGTTCGCGGCGTGCTGCCGCAGGCCAGCACCATCTCCTTTCCCTTCACCGTGCGCGAGATCGTCCGCATGGGGCTGACCTCGGGCCTGAACCTCAATCCCGACAAGGCCGATCAGACGGCTGCCGCTGCGCTGGCCGCCGTCGACCTGATCGGCTTCGAAGGCCGCTTTTATCAGGAACTTTCGGGCGGCGAGCAGCAGCGCGTGCAGCTTGCCCGCGTGCTCTGCCAGATCTCCGAGCCCGTCGCCGACGGCAAGCCTTGCTGGCTGCTGCTCGACGAGCCGGTCTCCAGTCTCGACATCAGCCACCAGCTGACCATCATGTCGCTTGCCCGCACGTTCTGCGAACGCGGCGGCGGCGTCATCGCCGTCATGCACGATCTCAACCTGACAGCGCTTTTTGCCGACCGCATCGTGTTGATGAAATCCGGTCGCCTCGCCGCCGCCGGAAGCATCGAGGAAGTGATGACGGACGAGACGATGCTTTCGGTGTTCGGCTGCGCGCTAAGGATCAACCAAATCCCGGCCGACGGCACGCCTTTCGTGCTTGCCCACAGCGCCGTCTCCCACGCCTGA
- a CDS encoding DUF883 family protein codes for MSYSIFQSGRSRRNGTFRHLESGIEEQIEALRDELAALTRLVGKNSRHQSENIRTQANAGYEELLSRSEDLLRELQHGYERGATEMRETVRKHPLATIGAAAAFGLALAFLARR; via the coding sequence ATGAGCTATTCTATCTTCCAGTCCGGCCGCAGCCGCCGCAACGGCACCTTCCGCCACCTCGAATCCGGTATCGAAGAACAGATCGAGGCATTGCGCGATGAGCTCGCTGCATTGACGCGCCTCGTCGGCAAGAACTCGCGCCACCAGAGCGAGAATATTCGCACTCAGGCCAACGCCGGCTATGAGGAACTGCTCAGCCGCAGCGAGGACCTGCTGCGCGAGCTGCAGCACGGCTATGAGCGCGGAGCGACCGAAATGCGCGAGACGGTGCGCAAACATCCGCTGGCGACCATCGGCGCCGCTGCCGCTTTCGGCTTGGCCCTCGCCTTCCTCGCCCGTCGCTGA